In the Quercus lobata isolate SW786 chromosome 5, ValleyOak3.0 Primary Assembly, whole genome shotgun sequence genome, one interval contains:
- the LOC115989025 gene encoding LOW QUALITY PROTEIN: protein NRT1/ PTR FAMILY 1.2-like (The sequence of the model RefSeq protein was modified relative to this genomic sequence to represent the inferred CDS: deleted 1 base in 1 codon), producing MEENKEEITKSDQMESTLTTHQVPKRRQKGGIITMPFIIANESFERVASFGLIPNMIVYLMTEYNLGLTKGNNILYLWAAASNFMPILGAFLSDSYLGRFLTIGLGSIVSVLGTVLLWLTAMIPQAKPPPCNQLKGSCKSATTAQMALLVSSFAVLSIGAGGVLPCSLSFGGDQLAKDDNPRNARVLRSFFGWYYASQAISIMLAMTIIVPIQDHFRWKVGFGIPVILMFISAVTFFLASPFYVKQKAKKSLFTGFAQVIAVAYKNRKLAILNKSSSEMYHRGKNSCLIAPTEKLRCLNKACIIRDPKLDIALDGSASNPWCLCAIEEVEELKALIKVIPLWSTGIMVAISFSQSSFPLLQAKSMDRHITSSLKFPAASFGFFTIITLAIWVALYDRVILPLASKIRGKPVRLGAIQRIGIGIFLSCMALVVSAMVENIRRRKAIEQGFINNPNAVLDMSAFWLVPQYCLLGLAEAFNAIGQLEFYYSEFPKSMSSIATALLGLGIAVASLLASLIQSTVDNLTSRGGKESWVSKYINKGHYDYYYWLLAIMSFFNLLYFLVCSWTYGPCTEEGAEEEGEGFKEGQELQ from the exons ATGGaggaaaacaaagaagagaTCACTAAGTCAGATCAAATGGAAAGTACTCTAACAACCCATCAAGTTccaaaaagaagacaaaagggAGGCATTATAACCATGCCATTCATTATAG CAAATGAGTCTTTTGAGAGAGTGGCAAGCTTTGGGCTAATTCCAAACATGATAGTATATTTGATGACAGAGTACAACCTGGGATTAACCAAAGGGAACAACATCCTCTATTTATGGGCAGCTGCCTCCAATTTCATGCCTATCTTGGGGGCTTTCCTCTCGGATTCTTATCTGGGTCGCTTCCTCACCATTGGCTTGGGTTCCATAGTCAGCGTGCTG GGCACAGTGCTTCTTTGGTTAACAGCCATGATTCCACAGGCAAAGCCTCCTCCATGTAACCAATTAAAAGGCAGCTGTAAATCTGCGACAACAGCCCAAATGGCTCTCCTAGTATCATCATTTGCTGTCTTGTCTATTGGAGCTGGTGGCGTTCTGCCATGTTCCTTATCATTTGGAGGAGATCAGTTGGCCAAAGATGATAACCCCAGAAATGCAAGAGTCTTGAGAAGCTTCTTTGGCTGGTACTATGCTTCTCAAGCTATTTCTATCATGCTGGCCATGACAATTATTGTTCCAATTCAAGATCATTTCAGATGGAAAGTGGGTTTTGGGATTCCAGTGATACTTATGTTCATCTCCGCAGTCACCTTTTTCCTTGCTTCCCCCTTCTATGTCAAGCAGAAAGCTAAGAAAAGCTTGTTCACTGGTTTTGCACAAGTTATTGCTGTTgcttataaaaatagaaaacttgcAATCCTTAATAAGAGCTCAAGTGAAATGTATCATCGCGGAAAGAACTCGTGTCTCATTGCACCAACCGAGAAACTAAG GTGTTTAAATAAAGCTTGCATCATTAGAGATCCTAAATTAGACATAGCCCTGGATGGATCAGCTTCAAATCCTTGGTGTCTCTGCGCAATAGAGGAAGTAGAAGAGCTAAAAGCTCTTATTAAGGTAATCCCCTTGTGGTCTACTGGGATCATGGTGGCAATAAGCTTCAGCCAGAGCTCATTCCCATTGCTCCAAGCTAAATCAATGGACAGGCACATCACTTCAAGCCTTAAATTTCCAGCAGCCTCTTTTGGGTTCTTTACCATTATTACTCTAGCAATTTGGGTTGCTCTCTATGACCGAGTAATCCTTCCCTTGGCATCAAAAATCAGAGGGAAACCAGTACGGCTTGGTGCAATTCAAAGAATTGGAATTGGGATATTCCTCTCTTGCATGGCCTTGGTAGTTTCTGCAATGGTTGAGAATATTAGACGTAGAAAAGCAATCGAGCAAGGTTTTATTAACAATCCAAATGCAGTTTTGGACATGTCTGCCTTCTGGCTTGTGCCACAATATTGCTTGCTTGGATTAGCTGAAGCCTTTAACGCAATAGGCCAATTAGAGTTTTATTACTCA GAGTTCCCTAAGAGTATGTCAAGCATTGCTACTGCTCTATTAGGACTAGGAATAGCTGTGGCAAGCTTATTAGCCAGTCTTATTCAGAGCACTGTTGATAACCTTACCTCAAGAGGGGGAAAGGAGAGCTGGGTTTCAAAATACATTAACAAGGGTCACTATGACTATTACTATTGGCTTCTTGCTATAATGAGCTTTTTCAATTTACTTTATTTCCTTGTATGTAGTTGGACATATGGCCCTTGCACAGAGGAAGGGGCTGAGGAGGAGGGAGAAGGCTTTAAGGAGGGACAAGAGTTGCAATAA